From Stenotrophomonas nitritireducens, the proteins below share one genomic window:
- a CDS encoding response regulator transcription factor has product MADAPAIPPPRVLVVDDEVQIRRFLDISLRAQGYAVSQASTGAEGLQRLAEDGADLVVLDIGLPDMEGHEVLAELRQWSQVPVIMLSVRAGEAEKVRALDNGANDYVTKPFGTQELMARVRALLRSRSTDSEGQVPVFDDGRLHIDLSRREVRADGEAIALTRKEYALLALLLRNAGRVVTQPQILQEIWGPTHRHDTHYLRILVGRLRHKLGDSALESRYLFTEPGVGLRFGGS; this is encoded by the coding sequence ATGGCTGACGCGCCTGCCATCCCGCCGCCGCGCGTGCTGGTGGTGGACGACGAAGTGCAGATCCGGCGCTTTCTGGATATCTCGCTGCGTGCGCAGGGTTATGCGGTCAGCCAGGCCAGCACCGGCGCCGAAGGCCTGCAGCGGCTGGCCGAGGACGGTGCCGATCTGGTGGTGCTGGATATCGGCCTGCCCGACATGGAAGGCCACGAGGTGCTGGCCGAGCTGCGGCAATGGAGCCAGGTGCCGGTGATCATGCTCAGCGTGCGCGCCGGCGAGGCCGAGAAGGTGCGCGCCCTGGACAACGGCGCCAATGATTACGTGACCAAACCGTTCGGCACCCAGGAATTGATGGCGCGCGTGCGTGCCCTGCTGCGCAGCCGCAGCACCGACAGCGAAGGTCAGGTGCCGGTATTCGATGACGGCCGCCTGCACATCGACCTGTCACGCCGCGAGGTGCGCGCGGATGGCGAGGCGATTGCACTGACCCGCAAGGAATACGCACTGCTGGCCCTACTACTGCGCAATGCCGGCCGGGTGGTGACCCAGCCGCAGATCCTGCAGGAAATCTGGGGGCCGACACATCGGCATGACACCCACTACCTGCGCATCCTGGTGGGAAGATTGCGGCACAAGCTGGGTGATTCAGCGCTGGAATCGCGTTACCTGTTCACCGAGCCCGGGGTGGGTTTGCGGTTTGGTGGCAGCTGA